The Desulfobacterales bacterium genome window below encodes:
- a CDS encoding response regulator has translation MAKKILVVDDDPIIVKYLVTLFTDNGYETCTASDGVAALDVLKKEKPDLITLDLQMPEEWGSRFYRRLTKEKDFKDTPVIIISGMAGQHAAKSAVAYLSKPFDPDKLLGIVKSTIG, from the coding sequence ATGGCAAAGAAAATTTTGGTCGTTGATGACGACCCCATCATCGTTAAATACCTGGTAACGCTTTTTACCGACAACGGCTACGAAACCTGCACCGCTTCCGACGGGGTGGCGGCCCTTGACGTTCTGAAAAAAGAAAAGCCGGACCTGATCACCCTCGACCTGCAAATGCCTGAAGAATGGGGAAGTCGATTTTACCGCAGGCTGACCAAGGAAAAGGACTTTAAGGACACCCCGGTGATCATCATCAGCGGTATGGCAGGCCAGCACGCTGCCAAAAGCGCGGTGGCTTACCTTTCCAAGCCCTTTGATCCGGACAAACTGCTGGGCATCGTTAAAAGTACGATCGGATAG
- a CDS encoding helix-turn-helix domain-containing protein, producing MDFSSKTFSVAQVANICGVNRNTVGLWIRSGKLSALRVGKKYAIRFEELIFFMKSTGQKIPEALGGKNLKGPFFRSHQYCWQYFQGEKTNCNCENCTVFNNRLDVCFIGKASSALACGGVCNACEFYQETYFAKIQFIHQIDFPAAVCKDLYFWGGNNKWAELCEVMEEDLVGMGIEKICHPDSLEKVISNNKKRALGDHSAPRTDQIFLKNSKLNKIEAHIDVFPLKEPSGAWLLLAEPVKI from the coding sequence ATGGATTTTTCAAGTAAAACATTCTCGGTGGCCCAGGTCGCCAATATATGCGGCGTGAACCGCAACACGGTCGGTTTATGGATACGATCCGGCAAACTCTCTGCTTTGCGCGTTGGGAAAAAATATGCAATCCGTTTTGAAGAATTGATCTTTTTTATGAAATCAACCGGCCAGAAAATCCCTGAAGCGCTTGGGGGCAAGAACCTAAAAGGACCGTTTTTTAGATCCCATCAATATTGCTGGCAATATTTTCAGGGGGAAAAAACAAACTGCAACTGCGAAAATTGTACGGTTTTTAACAATCGGCTGGATGTCTGTTTCATCGGTAAAGCCAGCAGTGCCCTGGCGTGCGGCGGAGTATGCAATGCCTGCGAATTTTATCAAGAAACTTATTTTGCCAAAATACAATTTATCCACCAAATAGATTTTCCCGCTGCAGTCTGTAAAGATTTATATTTTTGGGGGGGCAATAACAAATGGGCAGAACTATGCGAGGTGATGGAGGAAGATCTGGTGGGGATGGGTATTGAAAAAATATGTCATCCTGATTCGCTGGAAAAGGTTATTTCCAACAATAAAAAGAGGGCCTTGGGAGATCATTCGGCACCACGGACCGATCAGATTTTTTTAAAAAATTCTAAACTGAATAAAATTGAAGCCCATATTGACGTTTTTCCGCTGAAAGAACCTAGCGGCGCTTGGCTTTTACTGGCGGAACCGGTTAAAATATAA
- a CDS encoding universal stress protein produces the protein MFKKILFATTASPSCDHAARVAFDMAKRYGSELTVFHVLGIPSRGFSQFVKDVRTGETVSYNDDYLEWVKEEIKNTYAKQLKMHENCTIEALTGIPHTEILRAARKEDADLIVMGSTTREENEGTYTYRNIAGSTLQTVTKAARCPVLVIGRPAASFWGGFSDIVFGTDFSRAADSAFMFAYKVAKTLGCKLHLFHACDISGVHAGKLLEQYEIEDNLRIAREKIRKMYVPRMKGFDDYEIDVWEGIPYVEIVKYTRERSADLIVMAHHTREPSPEKALLGSTLEQVVLRATCPVASVNRPDKVIDL, from the coding sequence ATGTTTAAAAAAATTCTGTTTGCAACAACTGCTTCCCCTTCCTGTGACCATGCCGCCCGAGTGGCTTTTGACATGGCCAAGCGATACGGTTCTGAACTCACAGTTTTTCATGTTCTGGGGATCCCCTCAAGGGGATTCAGCCAGTTTGTAAAAGATGTGAGAACCGGCGAAACCGTATCATATAATGATGATTATCTCGAATGGGTAAAGGAGGAGATCAAAAACACCTATGCCAAACAGCTTAAAATGCATGAAAACTGTACAATAGAAGCGCTGACCGGAATTCCACACACCGAAATCTTAAGAGCCGCGCGCAAGGAAGACGCGGATCTTATCGTCATGGGCTCCACCACCAGGGAAGAAAATGAAGGCACCTATACCTACCGAAACATTGCGGGCAGCACCCTGCAAACTGTAACCAAGGCCGCCCGCTGTCCCGTTCTTGTCATTGGCCGGCCGGCGGCGTCATTCTGGGGCGGTTTTTCCGATATTGTATTTGGAACCGATTTTTCAAGGGCTGCGGATTCGGCTTTTATGTTTGCATATAAGGTGGCTAAAACGCTTGGATGTAAGTTGCATCTGTTCCACGCCTGTGACATTAGCGGCGTGCATGCCGGTAAGTTATTAGAACAGTATGAAATTGAAGACAATTTGCGGATAGCGCGAGAAAAAATAAGAAAAATGTATGTGCCCAGGATGAAAGGGTTTGATGATTATGAGATCGATGTATGGGAAGGAATACCCTACGTGGAGATCGTTAAGTATACCCGTGAAAGATCTGCCGATCTTATTGTCATGGCCCACCACACCAGGGAGCCGAGCCCTGAAAAGGCCCTGCTCGGAAGCACATTAGAGCAGGTTGTCTTGCGGGCGACTTGTCCGGTAGCAAGTGTGAACCGTCCTGATAAAGTTATAGACTTATAG
- a CDS encoding WD40 repeat domain-containing protein, translating into MTNSASWDWEVGKRVIADISEWKKNYEYMEELQVSPDGEKVAAIIKNESAEFSLCENGTPWENTFDKIWHAKFTPDNRLTALVSDTGEWTVAVDGEPWENRFEYVWDTQFGPDGSGIAVSCQKARKYFAAANDTPWQESFLSMTNLTVSPDGKGLAAVVQTVPFNEAEIYKFQEGCYSVAVDGKVWDKNFVNVWDLAFSKDGKHVAAEVRTSLYDYTIAVDGACWNQNYATVWKPMFSPADGSVTAPVKTPGGWTLARDGKPLWNRGFVQLWQHMYSSDGKNLAAIVAPKFGRWTVAVNETPWDLTFGDLVIDAVFSPDGSRVACIGKEGERWAVVVDGKAWNERFDMVWQPVFSPDNKHVAAKVEKNGRYQILVDGRALKSQFSQAWNPCFSPDGSKLLVRGIGSDDNQGKYYRQVLALTDIIG; encoded by the coding sequence ATGACAAATTCAGCCAGCTGGGACTGGGAAGTCGGCAAACGGGTGATTGCCGATATCAGCGAGTGGAAAAAAAATTATGAATACATGGAAGAGCTGCAGGTCAGCCCGGATGGCGAAAAGGTAGCTGCCATCATCAAGAATGAATCGGCTGAATTCAGCCTCTGTGAAAACGGCACACCCTGGGAAAACACCTTTGACAAGATCTGGCACGCAAAGTTTACACCGGACAATCGCCTCACTGCTTTGGTATCCGATACGGGAGAGTGGACCGTCGCTGTGGATGGAGAACCATGGGAAAACCGGTTTGAATATGTGTGGGACACCCAATTCGGACCCGACGGCAGCGGCATTGCTGTGTCTTGCCAGAAAGCGAGAAAATATTTTGCGGCTGCCAACGACACCCCCTGGCAAGAAAGCTTCCTTTCCATGACCAATCTTACGGTCAGTCCGGACGGCAAGGGGCTGGCAGCCGTGGTCCAGACGGTTCCTTTCAATGAAGCTGAAATTTATAAATTTCAGGAAGGGTGTTATTCGGTAGCGGTTGACGGAAAAGTCTGGGACAAAAACTTTGTAAATGTCTGGGATCTTGCCTTCAGCAAGGATGGTAAGCATGTTGCCGCAGAAGTCCGCACGTCTCTTTATGACTATACCATTGCCGTGGATGGTGCCTGCTGGAATCAGAACTACGCCACCGTCTGGAAACCCATGTTCAGCCCGGCCGACGGCAGTGTAACCGCTCCGGTAAAAACACCGGGGGGATGGACCCTGGCCCGGGACGGAAAGCCCCTGTGGAATCGGGGCTTTGTTCAATTGTGGCAGCACATGTACAGTTCGGACGGAAAGAACCTCGCTGCCATTGTGGCGCCCAAATTCGGGCGCTGGACCGTTGCCGTCAATGAAACCCCCTGGGACCTGACATTCGGCGATCTGGTTATTGATGCGGTTTTCAGCCCGGACGGCAGCCGCGTGGCCTGCATAGGTAAAGAAGGTGAGCGCTGGGCGGTAGTGGTTGACGGCAAGGCCTGGAATGAAAGATTTGATATGGTCTGGCAGCCGGTTTTCAGCCCCGACAATAAGCATGTGGCTGCCAAAGTTGAAAAAAACGGCCGCTACCAGATTTTGGTTGACGGGCGGGCCCTGAAATCGCAATTCAGCCAGGCTTGGAACCCCTGTTTCAGTCCGGATGGAAGCAAACTGCTGGTGCGGGGTATCGGCAGCGATGATAATCAAGGAAAATATTACCGGCAGGTTTTAGCGCTTACGGATATTATCGGCTAA
- a CDS encoding ribonucleoside triphosphate reductase: protein MFETIKKRDGRVLDFDSAKITSAIAKAGKATAEFDQREARKLTLRVLTLAHELRLGQVPEVEEIQDIVERVLLDSPYYKSAKAYILYREQHAQIRSITTKANIDLVDHYIQKLDWKIKENSNMCYSLQGLNNYISSDVTSEYWLNSIYPPEIRRAHKSGDLHIHDLSLLSVYCVGWDLQDLLRQGFKGVEGKVESAPPKHLRSALGQIVNFFYTLQGEAAGAQAISNFDTLLAPFVRYDGLDFSEVKQAIQEFVFNINIPTRVGFQTPFTNITLDLYVPDILAQQPVVIGGKERAETYADFQPEMDLINRAFAEVMMEGDAKGRVFTFPIPTYNITKDFDWDNPNIDTIWKMTGKYGIPYFSNFVNSDMSPEDARSMCCRLRLDNRELLKRGGGLFGANPLTGSIGVVTINLPRIGFLAENEDDFFSRLKDNVQLAIKSLTIKRKILEKFTDKNLYPYSMFYLREIKNRSGLYWKNHFSTIGIIGMNEASLNFLGENIASQAGQQFALKVMDFIRAIITQVQEETGDIFNLEATPAEGTSYRLAMLDKKMYPGMQCANESDAQKGAAPYYTNSTQLPVNYTDDIFETLMLQDNLQAKYTGGTVLHIFLGENVSDTRVIKSLIRKISANYRLPYFTLTPTFSICPSHGYLTGEQEACPKCRHETEIYSRVVGYLRPVKQWNQGKQAEYAMRKTFKVA from the coding sequence GTGTTTGAAACGATAAAAAAGCGCGACGGGCGGGTTTTGGATTTTGATTCAGCAAAGATTACCAGTGCGATTGCAAAGGCAGGAAAAGCCACTGCCGAATTTGATCAGCGCGAAGCAAGGAAATTGACGCTGCGGGTCCTGACGCTGGCACATGAACTGCGCCTGGGGCAGGTGCCCGAGGTGGAAGAGATTCAGGACATTGTTGAACGGGTGTTGCTGGATTCGCCTTATTATAAATCCGCCAAGGCATACATCCTGTATCGCGAGCAGCACGCCCAGATCCGCAGCATCACCACCAAGGCAAACATCGATCTGGTGGATCACTACATCCAGAAGCTGGACTGGAAAATAAAGGAAAACAGCAACATGTGCTACTCCCTGCAGGGGCTTAACAACTATATTTCTTCGGATGTAACCTCTGAGTACTGGCTCAACAGCATCTATCCCCCCGAGATCAGGAGAGCCCATAAGAGCGGGGATCTTCATATTCATGATCTCAGCCTGCTTTCCGTCTACTGTGTGGGGTGGGATCTGCAGGATCTGCTGAGACAGGGATTCAAGGGGGTCGAAGGCAAGGTGGAAAGTGCGCCGCCGAAGCACCTGCGCTCCGCTCTCGGTCAAATTGTTAATTTTTTCTATACCTTGCAAGGAGAAGCGGCCGGCGCCCAAGCCATTTCCAATTTTGACACGCTTCTGGCGCCCTTTGTTCGTTATGACGGGCTCGATTTTAGCGAGGTAAAACAGGCCATTCAGGAATTTGTTTTTAACATCAATATTCCCACACGGGTGGGCTTTCAAACCCCATTTACCAATATCACCCTCGATCTTTATGTCCCCGACATCCTTGCCCAGCAGCCGGTGGTCATCGGGGGCAAAGAGCGAGCCGAGACCTATGCCGACTTCCAGCCGGAGATGGATCTGATCAACCGGGCGTTTGCCGAGGTCATGATGGAGGGCGATGCCAAGGGCCGGGTGTTTACCTTTCCGATTCCGACCTACAACATTACCAAAGACTTTGACTGGGACAACCCCAATATTGACACGATTTGGAAAATGACAGGCAAGTACGGCATTCCCTACTTTTCAAATTTTGTTAATTCAGACATGTCGCCTGAAGACGCCCGCTCCATGTGCTGCCGGCTGCGGCTGGACAACCGCGAGCTTTTAAAAAGAGGCGGCGGTCTTTTCGGCGCCAACCCGCTGACAGGATCCATCGGCGTGGTTACCATCAATCTGCCCCGCATCGGATTTCTGGCCGAAAATGAGGATGATTTTTTCAGTCGTTTAAAAGACAACGTGCAGCTGGCGATTAAGAGCCTGACGATCAAACGAAAGATTTTGGAAAAATTTACCGATAAAAATCTTTATCCCTATTCCATGTTTTATCTGCGGGAAATCAAGAACCGAAGCGGCCTGTACTGGAAAAACCATTTCTCTACCATCGGGATTATCGGTATGAATGAAGCCAGCTTAAACTTTCTGGGGGAAAATATCGCCAGCCAGGCCGGACAGCAGTTTGCCTTAAAGGTTATGGATTTCATCCGCGCCATCATCACCCAGGTTCAGGAAGAAACCGGCGATATTTTTAACCTGGAGGCAACACCGGCAGAGGGGACTTCTTATCGCCTGGCCATGCTGGACAAAAAAATGTACCCGGGAATGCAGTGCGCCAACGAAAGCGACGCCCAAAAAGGTGCGGCGCCCTACTATACCAATTCGACGCAACTGCCCGTGAACTATACCGACGACATTTTTGAGACCCTCATGCTCCAGGACAACCTCCAGGCAAAATATACCGGCGGCACCGTGTTGCATATTTTCCTGGGTGAAAATGTCAGTGATACCCGTGTCATCAAGAGTCTGATCCGAAAAATTTCGGCCAATTACCGGCTGCCCTATTTTACCCTGACCCCGACTTTCAGTATTTGCCCGTCCCACGGTTATCTGACCGGCGAGCAGGAGGCCTGCCCCAAATGCAGACACGAAACCGAAATTTATTCACGGGTTGTGGGATACCTCCGGCCGGTGAAACAGTGGAATCAAGGCAAACAGGCCGAATATGCCATGAGAAAAACCTTTAAGGTGGCCTAA
- a CDS encoding cytochrome c3 family protein: MKKRTLTLSIILTVMASIMAVFSASSQEDVKFVKDSAFTSRMRPPVPFTHDKHNETAQIEDCGVCHHVYQDGKRVDGETSEGTSCSECHTLEKGNSPMPLVRVYHLQCKGCHVEKKAGPILCSDCHQK; encoded by the coding sequence ATGAAAAAACGGACTCTGACGCTATCGATAATCTTAACAGTGATGGCTTCCATCATGGCTGTTTTCTCAGCCAGTTCCCAGGAAGACGTCAAATTTGTTAAGGACAGTGCGTTTACATCACGAATGCGGCCGCCTGTTCCTTTTACTCACGACAAACACAATGAAACCGCTCAGATAGAAGACTGCGGCGTCTGCCATCATGTCTACCAGGACGGCAAACGGGTCGACGGCGAAACATCCGAAGGCACCAGTTGTTCGGAGTGTCATACCCTGGAAAAGGGGAATAGCCCCATGCCGCTGGTAAGGGTGTATCACCTGCAGTGTAAAGGGTGTCATGTCGAAAAAAAGGCGGGCCCGATCCTCTGCAGTGATTGTCACCAAAAATAG
- a CDS encoding anaerobic ribonucleoside-triphosphate reductase activating protein, with protein sequence MIFGGLQKSSLIDYPGKISCVLFTTGCNFSCPYCHNPQLARGCMDDATTLDEQTVYGFLERRKGFLEGVVISGGEPTLQSDLAAVCEKIKQMGYPVKLDTNGSRPQVIKRLLDDALVDYIAMDIKTDPFSYNPLIQKDFNPSSLLESIRLVMSATVEYEFKTTCIKPLVDATVVENISRLISGAPLYALQQCQPADVLSPEFFRQHDRCYNERELMSLQSIAQPWVGECRVR encoded by the coding sequence ATGATTTTCGGCGGTCTGCAGAAAAGCTCGCTCATTGATTATCCCGGCAAAATCAGCTGCGTCTTGTTCACCACGGGATGCAACTTCAGCTGTCCGTACTGCCACAATCCCCAGCTAGCCAGGGGATGTATGGACGATGCGACGACACTTGATGAGCAGACGGTTTATGGTTTTCTTGAAAGACGAAAGGGGTTTTTGGAAGGAGTGGTCATTTCCGGTGGGGAACCGACGCTCCAGAGCGATCTTGCGGCCGTATGTGAAAAGATCAAGCAGATGGGGTATCCGGTCAAACTCGACACCAACGGCAGCCGTCCGCAGGTTATAAAGCGACTGCTGGATGATGCCCTGGTTGACTATATCGCCATGGATATCAAAACAGACCCTTTCAGTTACAACCCCTTGATACAGAAGGACTTCAACCCATCGTCCCTGCTGGAAAGCATCCGCCTGGTAATGTCCGCAACGGTTGAATATGAATTTAAAACCACCTGTATCAAACCGCTGGTCGATGCGACCGTGGTTGAAAATATTTCCCGTCTGATCAGCGGCGCCCCGCTTTACGCCCTGCAGCAGTGTCAACCGGCCGACGTGCTTAGCCCCGAATTTTTCCGGCAACATGACCGCTGCTATAACGAGCGCGAACTCATGTCATTACAATCCATCGCACAACCCTGGGTCGGCGAATGCCGGGTCCGGTAG
- a CDS encoding respiratory nitrate reductase subunit gamma, producing the protein MHAICNIVSGPLVWVAFIIFIGGSIYRLVSMALLAKKKDPMVYAYMNPKFALRSIFHWIIPFASVNSRKNPILTIVTFLFHIGFIFVPIFLFAHIILFKESWNISWWFLSDGAADFMTLIVIAGCVFFAVRRITQPEVRFLTSASDFVILSIIAAPFVTGFWTYHQWAGHQWMAVLHMLSGEVMLAVIPFTRLSHMLFFPFTRGYMGSEFGAVRHVKDW; encoded by the coding sequence ATGCATGCAATTTGCAATATTGTCAGCGGCCCGCTGGTCTGGGTTGCCTTTATCATTTTTATCGGCGGCAGTATTTACCGCTTGGTCTCAATGGCGTTGCTGGCAAAGAAAAAAGACCCGATGGTTTATGCTTACATGAATCCTAAGTTTGCCCTGCGGTCGATCTTTCACTGGATCATACCGTTTGCCAGCGTCAACTCCAGGAAAAACCCGATTTTAACGATCGTCACCTTTTTGTTTCATATCGGCTTCATCTTCGTGCCGATTTTTTTGTTTGCACATATCATTCTTTTTAAAGAGTCGTGGAACATCAGCTGGTGGTTTCTCTCTGACGGCGCAGCCGACTTTATGACGCTGATTGTGATTGCGGGGTGTGTGTTTTTCGCGGTTCGGCGCATCACGCAGCCGGAAGTCCGGTTTCTGACGTCCGCTTCCGACTTTGTGATCCTATCCATTATTGCGGCCCCGTTTGTAACCGGTTTCTGGACTTATCATCAGTGGGCCGGACATCAATGGATGGCGGTTCTCCACATGCTTTCAGGTGAAGTCATGCTGGCGGTCATTCCCTTTACCCGCCTGAGCCACATGCTGTTCTTCCCGTTTACGCGCGGCTACATGGGTTCTGAATTCGGCGCCGTCAGACATGTCAAGGACTGGTAA
- a CDS encoding response regulator → MAKKILIVDDDPNIVTYLEDIFTDNGYETCVAADGSEAMTVVKKEKPDLITLDLEMPEEWGPRFYRKLTKEEEFKNIPVIVISGLTGSKYAIQKAIASIHKPFDRDQLLKIVKEAIG, encoded by the coding sequence ATGGCAAAAAAAATTTTAATTGTCGATGATGATCCCAATATCGTTACCTACCTCGAAGATATTTTTACCGACAACGGCTATGAAACGTGTGTAGCCGCAGATGGTTCTGAAGCAATGACAGTTGTTAAAAAAGAAAAACCGGATCTGATAACGCTTGATCTGGAAATGCCGGAGGAGTGGGGGCCCAGATTTTACCGCAAGCTTACCAAAGAGGAAGAATTTAAGAATATTCCCGTAATAGTGATCAGCGGTTTGACCGGTAGCAAATATGCCATCCAAAAGGCGATAGCCAGCATCCACAAACCGTTCGACCGCGACCAGTTGCTGAAAATTGTAAAAGAGGCCATCGGCTGA
- a CDS encoding ATP-binding protein, translated as MATDNSVLILDKDKELCHALGKHLARYGYDVIQPETGQTALSAISKHLPAIVLSGIDLADITGTELLLETKQSFPAIQMIMMVAEGDLDSALECLRLGASDYLTKPINSEALKIALQRAYEKRKIWFNNVKYKMELEIARKNNALFQQLFDEVPCYISIQDVNFRLTGANKRFKNDFGDHVGFFCYKIYKHRDEPCRDCPVEATFEDGVPHQTEEVVTSQHGEQYNVLTWTAPLRDETGKITEVMEMSTNITQIRKLQSHLTSLGLLVGSMSHGIRGVLTALDGGIYSLEKGLKNGNKQKIDDALEVVKNMVHRIKTMVLDILYYTKDRDLNWTRVNVKDFSNQIATISKPKAKKHNIEFVYDLNCTESPIEIDPGTVSSAIVNILENAIDACVDDRSDKKTHQVIFRVNENEDHVIFETLDNGIGMDRQTRENLFTLFFSSKGNRGTGLGLFVANQIIEQHGGSIEVASEPGKGSQFRIILFKELPESVKEKKSQE; from the coding sequence ATGGCAACAGACAATTCCGTATTGATTTTGGACAAGGATAAAGAACTGTGCCATGCTTTGGGAAAACATTTGGCCAGATACGGTTATGATGTCATTCAACCGGAAACCGGTCAAACGGCCCTGTCTGCAATCTCAAAACATTTACCCGCCATTGTCTTATCCGGAATCGATTTAGCAGATATTACAGGCACTGAACTTCTGTTAGAAACAAAACAAAGCTTTCCCGCAATTCAAATGATAATGATGGTTGCGGAAGGTGATTTAGACTCGGCTTTAGAATGCCTGCGGTTAGGGGCATCGGATTATCTAACTAAACCGATTAACAGCGAAGCCCTCAAGATCGCCCTTCAAAGGGCATATGAGAAGCGAAAAATATGGTTTAATAATGTAAAATATAAAATGGAGCTCGAAATAGCCAGAAAAAACAATGCATTATTTCAACAACTCTTCGATGAAGTGCCGTGTTATATTTCTATACAAGATGTCAATTTCAGGCTGACGGGCGCTAACAAGCGGTTTAAAAATGATTTTGGTGATCATGTCGGATTCTTCTGCTATAAAATTTACAAGCACAGGGATGAGCCCTGCCGTGATTGCCCGGTGGAAGCCACCTTTGAAGATGGGGTCCCCCACCAAACAGAAGAGGTGGTTACCTCGCAACATGGAGAGCAATATAATGTGTTGACCTGGACCGCCCCTTTGCGGGATGAAACCGGCAAAATTACCGAGGTCATGGAAATGTCGACCAACATCACTCAAATCCGGAAGCTGCAAAGCCATTTAACATCCCTTGGCCTTTTGGTTGGATCCATGTCTCACGGAATACGGGGCGTATTAACAGCCCTTGACGGAGGCATTTATAGTCTCGAAAAAGGCCTTAAAAACGGAAACAAACAAAAAATTGATGACGCCTTGGAAGTTGTCAAGAACATGGTCCACCGTATCAAGACCATGGTGCTTGATATCCTCTATTATACTAAGGACAGGGATTTGAACTGGACCCGGGTCAATGTCAAGGACTTTTCAAATCAGATAGCTACGATCAGCAAACCGAAAGCTAAAAAACACAACATCGAGTTTGTTTATGACTTAAATTGCACTGAGTCACCGATAGAAATTGACCCCGGCACGGTTAGTTCAGCGATTGTAAATATCCTTGAAAATGCTATAGATGCCTGCGTAGATGACAGGTCTGATAAAAAAACGCACCAGGTGATCTTCAGGGTAAATGAGAACGAAGATCATGTTATTTTTGAAACACTAGACAATGGCATTGGCATGGACAGGCAGACACGGGAGAATCTGTTCACCCTTTTCTTTTCTTCAAAAGGGAACAGAGGCACCGGGCTGGGGCTTTTCGTCGCCAACCAGATTATCGAGCAACATGGTGGTTCAATTGAAGTAGCTTCAGAACCAGGAAAGGGGTCACAATTTAGGATAATACTATTCAAGGAGTTGCCCGAATCAGTTAAAGAAAAGAAGAGCCAGGAATAA
- a CDS encoding (Fe-S)-binding protein, which yields MVEPAVKTEAKTKVFDKGIEQGAAKLTPEKIEQVINKVLSSETGARFKTYVDTCVHCGLCSEACHFYLSHDNDPKFSPAGKVKQTIWEVLKKRGKVSPDFIKRASEIASTECNLCRRCAMYCPFGIDVAYLMLVMRRICHKLGVTPQYIQDTAHSHAATMNQMWVKDDEWIDSLQWQEEEAQDEIPNLRIPLDKEGADIYYSVIGPEPKFRAQLIYQAAVIMNAAGVDWTMPSRPGWDNSDMCMFTGDNEMMTRLKKVHYESAFRLKVKKIVMGECGHAFRSIYDVGNRALGWKTTPIPVVHAIQFYYEMLKEGKLKIAKKYDKPVTFHDPCNTVRGRGLHEMGRYVTRAACSEFIEMHPNREHNYCCSAGGGVINCGPPFKMTRVEGNRIKAEQLFAAKARGAKTIIAPCHNCHGGLEDIIHHYGLDMELKFLGDILYEAIEKPAA from the coding sequence ATGGTTGAACCTGCAGTTAAAACTGAAGCCAAAACCAAAGTGTTTGACAAAGGCATCGAACAGGGTGCGGCCAAGCTGACCCCTGAAAAAATTGAACAGGTCATTAACAAGGTCTTAAGCAGTGAAACCGGTGCGCGCTTCAAGACCTATGTGGACACCTGCGTCCATTGCGGCCTGTGTTCCGAAGCCTGTCATTTTTATCTTTCCCACGACAATGATCCAAAGTTTTCACCGGCCGGCAAAGTTAAACAGACCATTTGGGAAGTGTTGAAAAAAAGGGGGAAGGTTTCACCGGACTTTATTAAACGCGCCTCTGAAATCGCCTCCACCGAATGCAACCTGTGCCGTCGCTGCGCCATGTACTGCCCCTTTGGAATCGACGTGGCCTACTTAATGCTGGTCATGCGCCGGATCTGTCACAAACTGGGGGTAACCCCGCAGTACATCCAGGATACCGCCCACAGCCACGCCGCCACCATGAATCAGATGTGGGTAAAGGATGACGAGTGGATTGACAGTCTCCAGTGGCAGGAAGAAGAGGCCCAGGATGAAATACCGAACCTGCGGATCCCGCTGGATAAAGAAGGCGCGGACATCTACTATTCCGTCATCGGCCCGGAACCGAAGTTTCGCGCCCAGCTGATTTACCAGGCGGCCGTTATCATGAATGCAGCCGGCGTGGATTGGACAATGCCGTCCCGTCCGGGTTGGGATAACAGCGATATGTGCATGTTCACCGGCGACAATGAAATGATGACCCGGCTGAAAAAGGTCCACTACGAATCCGCTTTCCGGCTGAAGGTCAAAAAAATCGTGATGGGTGAATGCGGACACGCCTTTCGCTCCATTTACGATGTGGGCAACCGGGCCCTGGGCTGGAAAACGACGCCCATTCCGGTCGTGCATGCCATCCAGTTTTATTATGAAATGCTGAAAGAGGGTAAACTGAAGATCGCCAAAAAATACGACAAACCGGTTACCTTTCATGATCCCTGCAACACGGTCCGGGGTCGCGGACTTCATGAAATGGGCCGTTATGTTACCCGGGCGGCCTGCAGCGAGTTTATCGAAATGCATCCGAACCGGGAGCACAATTACTGCTGCAGCGCCGGCGGCGGCGTCATCAACTGCGGCCCTCCCTTTAAGATGACCCGGGTGGAAGGTAATCGAATAAAGGCCGAGCAGCTTTTTGCAGCCAAAGCCCGGGGCGCTAAAACCATTATCGCGCCCTGCCATAACTGCCATGGCGGATTGGAAGATATTATTCACCATTATGGACTGGACATGGAGCTGAAGTTTCTGGGTGATATTCTTTACGAAGCAATCGAAAAACCGGCGGCATAG